The following coding sequences lie in one Musa acuminata AAA Group cultivar baxijiao chromosome BXJ3-1, Cavendish_Baxijiao_AAA, whole genome shotgun sequence genomic window:
- the LOC135629282 gene encoding cell division cycle 20.2, cofactor of APC complex-like — MEDENQAPVLSLAWRSNSILTVGRFDGTVVDYDFRKDDMFICFYNGHRRGVCSLKWSVLSGRYLASGGQDKLVHIWDACMPVSRDHPRQRQWLHRISSHTSIVKAVDWCPTRSNLLASGGGCNDHCVKFWNTVNGACLNSIDAGSEVCALLWDKNKSELLTSHGSSNNQLTLWNYPSMTRVAEVSGHSSRVLSLAGSPLGGVVASAAADETVKF; from the coding sequence ATGGAAGATGAGAACCAGGCCCCTGTGTTGTCACTTGCGTGGAGAAGTAATTCAATCTTGACAGTCGGAAGATTTGATGGCACTGTTGTTGATTATGACTTTAGAAAGGATGACATGTTCATCTGTTTCTATAATGGGCATCGGCGTGGagtttgtagtcttaaatggtccGTGTTGTCAGGGCGGTATTTGGCGAGTGGAGGGCAGGACAAACTAGTGCACATATGGGATGCCTGCATGCCTGTCTCACGTGATCATCCACGTCAACGTCAATGGCTTCACAGGATCAGCAGCCACACTTCCATTGTGAAGGCCGTTGACTGGTGCCCAACTCGGAGCAACCtgctggcttctggtggaggTTGCAATGATCATTGCGTTAAGTTTTGGAACACCGTTAACGGTGCTTGCTTGAACTCGATTGATGCTGGCTCTGAAGTTTGTGCATTGCTATGGGACAAAAACAAATCTGAATTACTGACCTCCCATGGTTCGTCGAACAATCAACTCACCTTGTGGAATTACCCATCCATGACGAGAGTGGCTGAGGTTTCCGGTCATTCATCCCGGGTTCTTTCCTTGGCTGGGAGTCCACTGGGaggtgtagtagcttctgcagCAGCAGATGAGACAGTCAAGTTTTAG
- the LOC135628448 gene encoding cell division cycle 20.1, cofactor of APC complex-like, translated as MSSSRSRRVEYDRFIPFRSAMDMDYARFALTGPSRPQRDGSRESPSSVAYQKLLDECILKNRSRILAFKTAPEASASKLPEFDEPIRPQKKQQRRIPKEPERVLVINGLLDDNVLNLLDWGSNNVLAIGLEDAVYLWDAANESTKLLQPVEDRGPITCIRWSPDCAVLAVAFGNSDLC; from the coding sequence atgtcttcttcgcgttcTAGGCGTGTGGAGTACGACCGCTTCATCCCGTTCCGGTCGGCGATGGACATGGACTACGCACGCTTTGCCCTAACCGGGCCTTCGAGACCGCAGCGTGATGGTTCGAGGGAATCCCCATCGAGCGTGGCGTACCAAAAGCTTCTTGACGAGTGCATTTTGAAGAACAGGTCTCGTATCCTCGCTTTCAAGACTGCACCTGAAGCGTCGGCCAGCAAGCTGCCCGAGTTTGACGAGCCCATTCGGCCGCAGAAGAAGCAGCAGAGGCGAATCCCTAAAGAACCAGAGAGGGTTTTGGTAATCAACGGCTtgttggatgataatgttttgaatctcctcgactggggaagcaataatgtgttggcGATTGGCCTTGAGGACGCAGTGTATCTCTGGGACGCTGCAAACGAGTCGACTAAGCTTCTACAACCCGTAGAAGACAGAGGACCTATCACTTGCATCCGCTGGTCGCCAGACTGTGCAGTTCTTGCTGTCGCATTTGGCAATTCAGATTTATGCTGA